One Argiope bruennichi chromosome 5, qqArgBrue1.1, whole genome shotgun sequence DNA segment encodes these proteins:
- the LOC129969245 gene encoding coiled-coil domain-containing protein 25-like, with protein sequence MVYYFTSNVVDPPATIYMGLDKFENESLIKYGFPEDIWFHVDDMSSAHVYLRLQKNQTIDDIPPALIQDCAQLVKANSIQGCKKNNIQVVYTEWSNLKKTGDMVVGQVAFHNSKKVKTIKVEKKLNDVLNRLNKTKVERFPCLQTEREERDRQERAEQKEKQRKLKEQEKQEAARKEEEEKLRNYATLMNAQMQSNQDGGEDSDDFM encoded by the exons ATGGTGTACTATTTTACAAGCAATG ttgttGATCCACCAGCAACTATCTATATGGGGTTAGATAAATTTGaaa atgaATCTCTCATTAAGTATGGATTTCCAGAAGATATTTGGTTCCATGTTGATGATATGTCATCTGCTCATGTTTATTTAAGATTACAGAAG aatcaaaCAATTGATGACATTCCACCTGCTTTGATACAAGACTGTGCACAACTTGTTAAAGCAAATAGTATACAAG gttgtaagaaaaataatatacaagttGTCTATACAGAATGGTCTAACTTGAAGAAAACAGGTGATATGGTTGTTGGTCAAGTTGCTTTTCATAATTCcaaaaag GTTAAGACTATAAAAGTggagaagaaattaaatgatgttTTGAATAGACTTAATAAAACTAAAGTGGAAAGATTTCCTTGTTTGCAAACTGAAAGAGAAGAAAGGGACCGACAGGAAAGAGCtgagcaaaaagaaaaacaaagaaaattaaaagaacaagAGAAACAGGAAGCTGCTCGaaaggaagaagaagaaaaattaag aaactATGCAACTCTTATGAATGCACAAATGCAGTCAAACCAG